From Sediminibacterium sp. TEGAF015, a single genomic window includes:
- a CDS encoding GH3 auxin-responsive promoter family protein — translation MNYKSLLAKPFANVIHNSIRKGMMHAVQHQELIFKNLVKLGAKTQFGTDHQLAAGMEYNAFSQAVPIRDYELLKPYIELIKAGKPNILWKGKPIYFAKTSGTTSGVKYIPITKDSIPNHIQTARNALFCYMAETGNTAFANGKMIFLSGSPVLERTGDIPTGRLSGIVNHHIPAYLRSNQLPSFETNCIEDWETKLDKIVQETLNKDMTLISGIPPWMQMYFDRLIERTGKKIAEIFPNFSVMVQGGVNFQPYRARLMESIGKQVDAIELFPASEGFFAFQDTMDQEGMLLNTNSGIFFEFIPAAEIFYESPTRLSLKDVKLGENYALIINSNAGLWGYNIGDTVKFVSLNPYRILVTGRIKHFISAFGEHVIGEEVEAALHMALEKHPAKITEFTVAPMIQQGEGKSFHEWYIEFETPPSNMNAFAVTLNEALSNKNVYYQDLMRGNILLPLQIRQVQKNGFIQYMKLEGKLGGQNKVPRLSNDRKIADGLQQFLIA, via the coding sequence ATGAACTATAAGTCGCTGTTGGCAAAGCCCTTTGCCAATGTAATACATAATAGTATCCGCAAGGGGATGATGCATGCGGTTCAGCATCAGGAACTTATTTTTAAAAATCTGGTTAAACTGGGGGCTAAAACCCAGTTCGGGACGGACCACCAGCTTGCTGCTGGTATGGAATACAATGCTTTTTCTCAGGCTGTACCCATTAGGGACTATGAATTGCTCAAACCCTACATTGAACTAATTAAAGCAGGTAAACCGAATATACTCTGGAAAGGGAAGCCAATATACTTTGCCAAAACTAGCGGAACCACTAGCGGAGTTAAATATATTCCCATTACCAAGGATTCCATTCCCAATCATATTCAAACTGCCAGAAATGCTTTGTTTTGTTATATGGCCGAAACTGGCAATACAGCGTTTGCCAACGGGAAAATGATATTTTTAAGCGGATCTCCCGTATTGGAAAGAACAGGGGATATTCCAACTGGTAGACTTAGCGGGATTGTAAACCACCATATACCTGCCTACCTGCGTTCCAATCAATTGCCCAGTTTCGAGACCAATTGTATAGAGGACTGGGAAACCAAACTGGACAAAATTGTGCAGGAAACCCTGAATAAGGATATGACATTGATTAGTGGCATCCCGCCATGGATGCAGATGTATTTTGACCGGTTAATAGAGCGGACTGGCAAAAAAATTGCTGAAATCTTTCCTAATTTCAGTGTAATGGTGCAGGGAGGTGTTAATTTTCAGCCTTACCGCGCCAGATTAATGGAAAGTATAGGGAAGCAGGTAGACGCGATTGAGTTGTTCCCGGCAAGTGAAGGTTTTTTTGCTTTTCAGGATACCATGGACCAGGAAGGGATGTTACTGAATACCAATAGTGGCATATTCTTTGAATTTATTCCGGCCGCAGAAATTTTTTATGAATCGCCCACCCGCCTCAGTTTGAAAGACGTAAAACTGGGTGAGAATTACGCCTTAATTATCAACAGCAATGCAGGGTTATGGGGCTATAATATAGGGGACACTGTAAAGTTCGTCAGTTTAAATCCATACAGAATACTAGTTACAGGAAGAATAAAACACTTTATATCGGCTTTTGGAGAACATGTGATTGGAGAAGAAGTGGAAGCTGCTTTACATATGGCACTGGAAAAGCATCCTGCAAAAATTACCGAGTTCACCGTAGCGCCAATGATTCAGCAAGGGGAAGGAAAAAGTTTTCATGAGTGGTATATTGAATTTGAAACTCCACCCTCCAATATGAATGCATTTGCTGTCACTTTAAATGAGGCACTAAGCAATAAAAATGTGTATTACCAGGATTTGATGCGGGGAAATATTTTGTTACCCTTGCAAATAAGACAGGTACAAAAAAATGGGTTTATTCAATATATGAAACTAGAGGGCAAATTGGGTGGTCAGAATAAAGTTCCAAGATTAAGTAATGACCGGAAAATTGCAGATGGGTTGCAGCAATTTCTGATTGCATAA
- a CDS encoding 1-deoxy-D-xylulose-5-phosphate reductoisomerase — MSQKRIAIFGSTGSIGTQALDVIKANPDLFSAEILTAQSNDELLIKQALLFNPNIVVIGDEKKYQNVKAALAKTDIKVFAGEDALAEAASVDCYDMMLAAIVGYAGLKPTLNAIELGKPIALANKETLVVAGDLVMQKAAEKRVAVIPVDSEHSAIFQCLVGEGRNKIEKIILTASGGPFLGKKPNFLVNVKRDHALQHPNWSMGAKITIDSATLMNKGLEMIEAKWLFNLEAHQIQVVIHPQSIIHSMVQFEDGSIKSQMGLPDMKLPIQYALAFPQRIPNQFPRYDFKKPSTLTFEEPDMKTFRNLALATDALYKGGNTACVMNAANEMAVFAFLRNRIGFLDITEVVEQTMNKIPFIEKPTLTDYFDSDAEARNFAASLLHM; from the coding sequence ATGAGTCAAAAACGTATTGCCATATTTGGTTCTACTGGATCAATTGGAACACAGGCGTTGGATGTAATAAAAGCGAATCCTGATTTGTTCAGTGCAGAAATTCTGACTGCTCAGAGTAATGATGAGCTCTTGATTAAACAGGCACTTTTGTTTAATCCCAATATTGTTGTTATTGGGGATGAGAAAAAATACCAAAATGTAAAAGCGGCATTGGCAAAAACGGATATAAAAGTTTTTGCAGGTGAAGATGCATTGGCTGAAGCTGCCTCTGTAGATTGTTACGATATGATGCTTGCAGCTATAGTTGGATATGCAGGTCTTAAGCCAACTTTAAATGCCATTGAGCTGGGCAAGCCTATTGCATTGGCCAATAAGGAAACATTGGTAGTGGCAGGCGACCTGGTAATGCAAAAAGCTGCAGAGAAAAGAGTAGCAGTGATTCCGGTGGATAGTGAGCATTCCGCCATATTCCAGTGTTTGGTAGGTGAGGGAAGAAATAAAATAGAAAAAATTATTTTGACAGCAAGTGGTGGACCTTTCCTTGGTAAGAAACCCAATTTTCTCGTAAATGTAAAAAGAGACCACGCCCTGCAACATCCCAACTGGAGTATGGGAGCTAAAATTACCATAGACTCTGCAACCCTTATGAATAAGGGTTTGGAAATGATTGAGGCAAAATGGTTGTTTAACCTGGAAGCGCATCAGATTCAGGTAGTGATTCATCCGCAAAGTATTATTCATAGCATGGTTCAGTTTGAAGACGGAAGCATTAAATCACAAATGGGTTTACCCGATATGAAATTGCCTATTCAATATGCTTTGGCTTTTCCTCAGCGTATTCCAAATCAATTTCCACGGTACGATTTTAAAAAGCCTTCTACGCTAACTTTTGAAGAGCCAGATATGAAAACCTTCCGGAACCTTGCACTGGCTACTGATGCCCTGTACAAAGGAGGGAACACGGCGTGTGTAATGAATGCAGCCAATGAGATGGCCGTATTTGCTTTTTTAAGAAACCGGATTGGGTTTTTGGATATTACTGAAGTAGTTGAGCAAACGATGAATAAGATACCATTCATTGAAAAGCCAACTTTAACGGACTATTTTGACAGCGATGCAGAGGCGCGTAACTTTGCCGCTTCCTTATTGCATATGTAA
- the rseP gene encoding RIP metalloprotease RseP codes for MSLLAIDWGSVGVKAGQFILSFSILVVLHELGHFLPAKWFGCRVEKFYLFFDPWFSLFKKKKGETEYGLGWIPFGGYVKIAGMIDESMDKEQLKKPAESWEFRSKPAWQRLIIMIGGVLVNVILAIVIFIGITWYWGDEQLPTRNLSYGVHVDSLGKSLGLQDGDNVIAMDGNPIENFGTIESELVLTEAKSLTVLRNGEKLEIKVPEQFMQKIIKEKKFSGMLIPQYPVIVDSVSNTAVFNAGELKKGDTLIAINNMAFRYYHEFDALKKKATNQVAVLTAIRGKDTVQIKALVNEKGAIGFFQKSPLTILGTEHIQYDLWASIPIGFNRCWETLDRYVTGLKQLFTGKVNASDSLGSVISIGNTFPGVWDWERFWTLTGIFSIVLAFMNILPIPALDGGHALFTLYEMISGRKPGDKFMEYAQMAGMILLMGLMAYALGLDFWRLFK; via the coding sequence ATGAGTTTATTAGCTATTGACTGGGGTAGTGTAGGAGTAAAAGCCGGACAGTTTATTTTATCTTTTTCAATACTTGTGGTATTGCACGAACTGGGGCATTTTTTGCCCGCCAAATGGTTTGGCTGCCGCGTTGAAAAGTTTTATCTATTTTTTGATCCATGGTTCAGTTTATTCAAAAAGAAGAAAGGTGAAACTGAATATGGTTTGGGCTGGATACCTTTTGGAGGGTATGTGAAAATTGCAGGAATGATTGACGAAAGCATGGATAAGGAGCAGTTGAAAAAACCTGCTGAATCCTGGGAGTTCAGATCAAAACCAGCCTGGCAGCGCCTGATTATTATGATCGGCGGGGTTTTAGTTAATGTGATTCTGGCTATTGTTATTTTCATTGGCATTACCTGGTATTGGGGAGATGAACAATTACCTACCAGGAATCTTTCTTACGGAGTTCATGTAGACTCATTGGGCAAAAGTCTTGGATTGCAGGACGGAGACAATGTGATTGCCATGGATGGTAATCCCATTGAAAATTTCGGCACTATTGAATCAGAATTGGTTCTTACAGAAGCAAAGTCTTTAACAGTTTTGCGCAATGGAGAAAAACTGGAGATAAAAGTTCCTGAGCAGTTCATGCAAAAAATAATCAAGGAGAAAAAGTTCAGTGGGATGTTGATTCCGCAGTATCCTGTAATTGTAGACTCCGTTAGCAACACGGCTGTATTTAATGCAGGTGAATTGAAAAAGGGTGATACCTTGATTGCGATTAATAATATGGCATTCAGGTACTATCATGAGTTTGATGCACTAAAGAAAAAAGCGACCAATCAGGTTGCTGTATTAACTGCAATTCGCGGAAAAGATACAGTTCAGATTAAAGCATTGGTTAATGAAAAAGGGGCTATCGGGTTTTTTCAGAAAAGTCCTTTAACCATTTTAGGTACCGAACATATTCAATACGATTTGTGGGCATCCATTCCCATCGGATTTAACCGTTGTTGGGAAACCCTTGATCGTTATGTAACGGGTCTTAAGCAGTTGTTTACAGGTAAAGTAAATGCCAGTGATTCTTTGGGCAGTGTTATCAGTATTGGCAACACATTTCCGGGCGTTTGGGACTGGGAGCGATTTTGGACATTAACAGGGATTTTCTCTATTGTGCTGGCTTTCATGAATATTCTGCCAATTCCGGCATTAGATGGGGGACATGCATTGTTTACCCTTTACGAAATGATTTCCGGCAGAAAACCAGGCGATAAGTTCATGGAATATGCCCAAATGGCAGGAATGATCCTGTTAATGGGATTAATGGCATACGCTTTGGGGTTAGACTTCTGGCGTTTATTCAAGTAA
- a CDS encoding DUF2147 domain-containing protein, producing the protein MMRFSKIFFAILSFLILQGFSLIQEDPNAIVGVWKTGDGNAMVRIYKNGEKFQGKIVWLKEPNDPETGKPKLDKNHSEEANRSRPIIGLVNVWGFSYKEKNIWDEGNIYDPKNGNTYSCAMKLINANSLEVRGFIGVSLIGRTDTWTRQVAK; encoded by the coding sequence ATGATGCGCTTTAGTAAGATTTTCTTTGCAATTCTTTCTTTCTTAATTCTTCAGGGATTTTCATTGATACAGGAAGATCCCAATGCAATCGTTGGGGTCTGGAAAACCGGAGATGGGAATGCAATGGTTCGTATTTACAAAAACGGTGAAAAATTTCAAGGTAAAATAGTTTGGTTAAAAGAACCCAATGATCCTGAGACAGGTAAGCCTAAACTGGATAAAAATCATTCAGAAGAAGCCAATCGTAGCAGACCTATCATTGGATTGGTTAATGTTTGGGGATTCTCTTATAAAGAGAAAAATATCTGGGATGAAGGAAATATATATGACCCAAAGAACGGGAACACTTATTCATGCGCCATGAAACTTATAAACGCCAATTCATTGGAAGTAAGAGGATTCATAGGCGTCTCTTTAATTGGCAGAACAGATACCTGGACTAGACAAGTAGCGAAATAA
- a CDS encoding DUF6268 family outer membrane beta-barrel protein: protein MKKYIMTCLVVISLDASAQNDSTDNFDYSKFGDAEGVKRYATQKVINQTPQRIFNLGYEYQSGFTMPGVKLGPVLPASQDFQVEQVSSIRAQANIPVISTNKLIWQMGLNYWSSKFNVANATSNAFTNGINANAMTSAGINGLLFKPLNEKNFLILQSSLDFNGVFSSFKNINNQSLTISGTAIYGWKTSEKNMVGLGVSRTYRAGSVLHIPVLLWNKTFNDKWGMELLLPARGHLRYNFSTTNMLQLGFELEGNQFWMNLPNSQKRAVFIQRGELKPRIMWERKISGFVWLSAQAGLRYNWRFDVMNEYNGKRDNQRYFSSNLGNPLYFNISINLVSP, encoded by the coding sequence ATGAAAAAATATATAATGACTTGTCTGGTAGTGATTTCGCTTGACGCAAGCGCTCAAAATGACAGCACAGATAATTTTGATTACAGCAAATTTGGAGATGCCGAAGGAGTAAAAAGATACGCAACACAGAAAGTAATCAATCAAACACCGCAACGCATCTTTAATCTTGGATATGAATATCAGAGTGGATTTACTATGCCAGGTGTGAAGTTAGGCCCAGTTTTGCCTGCATCACAGGATTTTCAGGTTGAACAGGTTAGCTCTATCAGAGCTCAGGCCAATATACCTGTTATTTCTACCAATAAACTCATCTGGCAAATGGGCTTGAATTATTGGTCAAGCAAGTTTAATGTAGCCAATGCAACCAGTAATGCGTTTACCAACGGAATTAATGCAAATGCAATGACAAGTGCAGGTATCAATGGATTATTGTTTAAACCACTGAATGAAAAAAACTTTTTGATCCTGCAATCAAGTCTTGATTTCAATGGTGTCTTTTCGTCTTTTAAAAATATAAACAATCAATCATTAACGATTAGCGGAACCGCTATTTATGGATGGAAGACATCAGAAAAAAACATGGTGGGATTGGGTGTTTCCAGAACTTACAGAGCAGGTAGTGTATTACATATTCCTGTACTGCTTTGGAACAAAACCTTTAATGACAAATGGGGAATGGAATTACTCTTACCTGCAAGAGGACATCTGAGATATAATTTTTCAACTACCAATATGTTACAACTAGGCTTTGAACTGGAAGGAAATCAATTCTGGATGAATTTACCCAACAGCCAAAAAAGAGCAGTGTTTATTCAACGCGGCGAGTTAAAACCCAGGATTATGTGGGAACGAAAAATATCAGGTTTTGTATGGCTAAGTGCACAAGCCGGACTAAGATATAATTGGAGATTCGATGTGATGAATGAGTACAACGGAAAGCGAGATAACCAGCGCTATTTTAGCAGCAATCTAGGCAATCCATTGTACTTTAATATCAGTATTAATTTGGTATCACCTTAA
- a CDS encoding porin, whose product MEPPKSTTVITGYIDGYFRALTKDGVGNHNNYTSFTNSSNSFQLGMASIKVDQTYGKFSSTLDLGIGKRVQEFSYNDKDIMTNIKQVSVSYAVNSKLKLTAGKFATHIGYELLDAPANRNYSMSYGFSYGPFFHTGFKADYAIGGKTTLMIGLVDPTDYSTFNSNPKYIIAQVATATKKDELKAYVNFLHGDITTQYNLVLTASLSKKLSAAFDGSINSQKTINGNSSWNSEAFYLNYDFSNQFGISLREDFFNDRSINPIGIGNVSATTLSGKIKINKLTLIPELRLDNSTNTLFNSKTGNTQKSSNLLIAAIYTF is encoded by the coding sequence ATGGAGCCCCCGAAGTCAACAACAGTAATAACAGGTTATATTGATGGTTATTTCAGAGCCCTAACCAAGGATGGAGTGGGCAACCATAATAATTATACCAGCTTTACAAACTCCTCCAACTCTTTTCAGCTGGGCATGGCAAGCATAAAAGTAGATCAAACCTATGGCAAGTTTTCTTCTACCCTTGATTTGGGAATAGGTAAAAGAGTACAGGAATTCTCTTACAATGACAAAGACATCATGACGAATATTAAACAAGTAAGCGTTTCCTATGCTGTCAATAGTAAATTAAAACTAACCGCTGGAAAGTTTGCAACGCATATTGGATATGAACTACTAGATGCACCAGCAAACAGAAACTATAGTATGTCATATGGTTTCTCTTATGGTCCATTTTTCCATACTGGATTTAAAGCCGATTATGCAATTGGCGGAAAAACAACCTTAATGATAGGATTGGTAGACCCAACTGATTATTCAACTTTTAACTCTAATCCAAAATACATTATTGCACAAGTAGCAACTGCAACAAAGAAAGACGAACTAAAAGCTTATGTTAACTTTCTGCATGGAGATATTACGACGCAATACAATCTGGTACTAACAGCCAGCTTATCTAAAAAATTGAGTGCTGCATTTGATGGGAGTATCAATAGTCAGAAAACCATTAATGGTAACAGTAGCTGGAATTCCGAAGCATTTTACCTGAATTATGATTTCTCCAATCAATTTGGTATTTCACTAAGGGAAGATTTTTTTAATGACCGAAGTATTAATCCAATTGGTATTGGCAACGTGAGTGCTACAACTCTTTCAGGTAAAATCAAGATTAATAAACTTACCCTTATTCCGGAATTAAGACTAGACAATAGCACAAACACATTATTTAATAGCAAAACAGGCAATACTCAAAAATCTTCCAATCTTTTAATTGCTGCTATTTATACGTTTTAG
- a CDS encoding ammonium transporter: MYQKKLNFYNVTPFLVLLLVAILGIFAPPEISFTDKDGNYNAADIAWILVATALVFLMTPGLAFFYGGMVHRKNVISTMIKSVVASGVVSILWVTIGFSLCFGESMGGLIGNPTTYLFMKGVNSGAPWSLAPTIPLGLFALFQLMFAIITPGLVVGAVAERIKFTSYILFIALFSILVYAPIAHWTWHPDGFLFKMGALDFAGGTVVHISAGCAALAGALILKRRKTHIEQIEIPPANIPYVLIGTGLLWFGWFGFNAGSALGANALAVSAFATTNTAAAAAGLSWMFFDVMRGKKPSVLGFCIGAVVGLVAITPGAGFVAIPQSIFIGFIAAIISNLAVYYKSKSSLDDTLDVFPCHGIGGMVGMLLTGVFATKSVNTAGVDGLLYGNTGFFLTQLKALVIVVVFSFTMSLGIFKVISLMLPLRVSSEEEELGLDATQHNEKYLQGTLLVTENA, from the coding sequence ATGTATCAAAAGAAACTCAACTTTTACAATGTGACACCGTTCCTGGTTTTATTGTTGGTTGCAATATTGGGCATCTTTGCTCCCCCCGAAATCAGTTTCACAGATAAAGATGGCAACTATAATGCTGCAGATATTGCCTGGATTTTAGTGGCAACTGCACTTGTCTTTTTAATGACACCAGGCCTGGCCTTCTTTTATGGCGGTATGGTTCATAGAAAAAATGTGATTTCAACCATGATAAAAAGTGTTGTTGCCAGTGGAGTAGTTTCCATTCTTTGGGTAACAATAGGATTCAGCCTATGCTTTGGAGAATCAATGGGTGGATTAATTGGCAATCCAACTACATACCTGTTTATGAAGGGGGTAAATAGTGGGGCTCCATGGAGCCTCGCCCCCACTATTCCATTGGGCCTTTTTGCACTGTTTCAGTTAATGTTTGCCATCATTACCCCAGGCTTGGTAGTGGGGGCTGTTGCAGAAAGAATCAAATTCACTAGCTATATCCTTTTCATAGCACTTTTCAGTATACTGGTATATGCACCCATTGCACATTGGACATGGCATCCCGATGGATTTCTCTTTAAAATGGGAGCGCTGGATTTTGCAGGAGGCACAGTGGTACATATATCAGCAGGGTGTGCTGCATTGGCCGGGGCTCTTATTTTAAAACGTAGAAAAACACATATTGAACAAATAGAAATTCCACCTGCTAATATTCCATATGTCTTAATTGGGACTGGCTTGCTTTGGTTTGGATGGTTCGGATTCAATGCAGGCTCTGCATTAGGAGCAAATGCGCTGGCTGTTTCTGCTTTCGCTACAACCAATACTGCAGCAGCTGCTGCGGGTTTATCCTGGATGTTTTTTGACGTAATGAGAGGTAAGAAACCCTCTGTATTAGGATTTTGTATTGGGGCGGTCGTAGGATTGGTTGCTATTACACCGGGAGCAGGTTTCGTTGCTATCCCACAGAGTATATTCATTGGATTTATTGCAGCCATCATATCGAATCTTGCAGTTTATTATAAGTCCAAGTCTTCATTGGATGATACACTTGACGTATTTCCCTGTCATGGAATAGGCGGTATGGTTGGCATGTTGCTTACCGGAGTATTTGCAACCAAATCAGTAAACACTGCAGGCGTTGATGGTTTACTATATGGCAATACCGGCTTTTTTCTAACTCAGTTAAAAGCTTTAGTGATTGTGGTAGTCTTCAGCTTTACTATGTCACTAGGAATATTCAAAGTTATCAGCCTGATGTTACCATTGAGAGTTAGTTCAGAAGAAGAAGAACTTGGTCTTGATGCAACACAACACAATGAAAAATATTTGCAAGGTACTTTGCTTGTAACAGAAAACGCTTAA
- a CDS encoding cupin domain-containing protein — protein sequence MSPRIEAIQATYQMMPHPEGGFYKETYRSDIEIEGELFSNGMTGNRSCSTAILFLLVQNSFSAFHKIKSDEVWHFYDGDPVEIHVIEPNGNYQLIRLGKNALRNEVFQAVVPAGAWFASKTEGEYSLVGCTVAPGFDFADFELAKGERLAAEFPEQRELIYAFCRD from the coding sequence ATGAGTCCAAGAATTGAAGCAATACAGGCAACCTATCAGATGATGCCTCATCCCGAAGGAGGTTTTTACAAGGAAACCTATCGTTCTGATATAGAAATAGAGGGGGAACTGTTCTCAAATGGGATGACTGGCAACAGAAGTTGCTCAACTGCAATACTTTTTTTACTTGTTCAGAACAGTTTTTCTGCTTTTCACAAGATAAAATCTGACGAAGTCTGGCATTTTTATGATGGAGATCCGGTTGAGATTCATGTAATTGAACCTAATGGAAATTATCAATTGATTAGGTTGGGGAAGAATGCACTTAGAAATGAAGTATTTCAGGCTGTTGTGCCTGCAGGTGCCTGGTTCGCAAGCAAAACGGAAGGGGAATATTCTTTAGTTGGGTGTACCGTAGCCCCTGGATTTGATTTTGCTGATTTTGAATTGGCAAAAGGGGAAAGACTTGCAGCTGAATTCCCTGAGCAAAGGGAACTGATCTATGCTTTTTGCAGGGATTAA
- a CDS encoding RNA polymerase sigma factor, with amino-acid sequence MNTAAFNHITDNELLKKYQSDLNKEWLGILLQRYTLLLLGVCMKYLKNEEEAKDAVQQIFLKALNELEKYQVDYPKSWLYKIACNHCLMKIRDRKSTIELDQQNDQILLIDVPDESIEEKEMNLTLLENALEDLNQEQKTCITLFYHHKKSYQQISNITGYTLLQVKSNIQNGKRNLKLMLLKKQNRL; translated from the coding sequence GTGAATACGGCTGCTTTTAACCATATTACCGATAACGAATTACTGAAAAAGTATCAGTCAGATCTGAACAAGGAATGGCTTGGTATTTTGTTGCAGCGTTATACACTACTTCTGTTAGGTGTTTGTATGAAATATCTGAAAAATGAAGAAGAAGCTAAAGATGCAGTACAGCAAATTTTTCTAAAAGCTTTGAATGAACTGGAAAAATACCAGGTAGACTATCCAAAAAGCTGGCTATATAAAATAGCCTGCAACCATTGTTTAATGAAAATAAGAGACAGAAAAAGCACGATAGAATTGGATCAGCAAAATGATCAGATCCTTTTAATTGATGTGCCGGATGAAAGTATTGAAGAAAAAGAAATGAATTTAACCCTGCTCGAAAATGCACTGGAAGATTTAAATCAAGAACAAAAAACATGCATAACTTTATTCTATCATCATAAAAAAAGCTATCAGCAAATCAGCAATATCACCGGCTATACTCTACTGCAAGTAAAAAGTAATATTCAAAATGGAAAGCGAAATCTTAAACTGATGCTTCTAAAAAAACAAAACAGGTTATGA
- a CDS encoding C40 family peptidase: MTYITAIVAVVPIRAEASHQSEMVSQILFGELAEITEGNPQLVTGSFVKIKTKLDGYEGWCQSAQLAKVPAAIAERYDDAITAELYNPVEVNGTIMQLPFGVSLGLFKHQQLDLEGYQFAYRGQSVFPASNHFSSELVNKITRLFLNTPYLWGGRSLFGIDCSGFVQQVYRYFNKMLPRDAYQQAETGTDIAFLAESKCGDLAFFDNPAGKITHVGILLNESEIIHASGKVRIDNIDQAGILNTDTGERTHSLRLIKRYF, encoded by the coding sequence ATGACTTATATCACTGCTATTGTTGCTGTAGTGCCTATCAGAGCAGAAGCATCTCATCAATCAGAAATGGTTTCTCAAATCTTATTCGGTGAGTTGGCCGAAATAACAGAGGGTAACCCACAACTTGTAACAGGTAGTTTTGTCAAAATAAAGACCAAATTGGATGGATATGAAGGCTGGTGTCAGTCTGCACAGTTAGCAAAAGTGCCAGCAGCAATAGCAGAACGGTATGATGATGCCATTACGGCCGAGTTGTATAACCCAGTAGAGGTAAATGGAACAATTATGCAGTTGCCATTTGGTGTTTCTTTGGGGTTATTCAAACATCAGCAGTTGGATTTGGAAGGATATCAATTTGCATACAGAGGGCAGTCCGTTTTTCCAGCGAGCAATCATTTTTCATCAGAACTAGTAAATAAGATTACCAGGCTTTTCTTAAATACACCTTATTTGTGGGGAGGGAGATCTTTGTTTGGGATTGATTGCAGTGGTTTTGTTCAGCAGGTTTATCGCTATTTTAATAAAATGCTACCCAGAGATGCATATCAGCAGGCAGAAACCGGAACGGATATCGCTTTTTTAGCAGAGTCAAAATGCGGTGACCTTGCTTTTTTTGATAATCCAGCTGGAAAAATAACACATGTGGGCATCCTGCTCAATGAGTCAGAAATCATCCATGCATCCGGAAAAGTGCGGATTGACAATATTGACCAGGCTGGTATACTAAATACTGATACTGGTGAGCGAACGCATTCCCTCAGATTAATTAAGAGATATTTCTAA
- a CDS encoding sulfite exporter TauE/SafE family protein, with protein sequence MSTTTLLLLVIIGLAAGFLSGLVGIGGGIIMVPALVFLLGFTQKQAQGTSLGVLVLPVVALAVWQYYKQGQIHFNYVFVIAIAFFAGGYLGSKLALHISDDKVKKIFALVMLILSLKMLFFDKKKPVEANHTTKNKQSIEETRVN encoded by the coding sequence ATGAGTACAACCACCCTCCTATTACTTGTCATCATTGGCCTGGCCGCAGGATTTCTAAGTGGGCTTGTAGGCATTGGAGGTGGAATCATCATGGTTCCTGCACTTGTGTTTTTACTGGGATTCACCCAGAAACAGGCTCAAGGCACTTCTCTTGGCGTTTTAGTTTTGCCAGTAGTTGCGCTGGCGGTATGGCAGTATTATAAGCAAGGACAGATTCATTTCAACTATGTATTCGTAATTGCGATTGCTTTTTTTGCAGGAGGCTACTTGGGAAGTAAACTGGCTTTACATATCTCGGATGATAAAGTGAAGAAGATATTTGCCTTAGTAATGCTAATACTGAGTCTTAAAATGTTATTTTTTGATAAAAAAAAGCCAGTTGAGGCAAATCATACAACAAAAAATAAACAATCTATTGAAGAGACGAGGGTGAATTGA
- a CDS encoding inorganic diphosphatase: MKQTTVLHPWHGVNYGENAPRIVNAVIEIPQGSRCKYEIDKPSGLLKLDRVIFSSFYYPINYGFIPQTYGGDKDPLDILVITSLPVQPLTLMEAKVIGVMQMIDGGEPDDKIIAVAATDPGVNHYNNIEELPRHFFDELRHFFQEYKRLEKKEVLVEDFGDKAKALTIVEEAISFYKETFGQ, translated from the coding sequence ATGAAGCAAACAACAGTTTTACACCCATGGCATGGAGTAAATTACGGAGAAAATGCCCCACGCATTGTAAATGCAGTAATTGAAATTCCACAGGGTTCTAGATGTAAATACGAAATTGACAAACCAAGCGGATTACTTAAACTGGACAGAGTCATTTTTTCTTCCTTTTACTACCCTATTAACTATGGATTTATTCCTCAGACTTATGGAGGGGATAAAGATCCACTAGATATTTTAGTCATTACGTCTTTGCCAGTTCAGCCACTAACCCTTATGGAAGCCAAAGTGATTGGAGTAATGCAGATGATTGACGGAGGAGAACCCGATGATAAAATCATTGCTGTTGCTGCAACTGATCCGGGTGTAAATCACTACAATAATATTGAAGAACTACCGAGACATTTCTTTGATGAACTCAGACATTTCTTTCAGGAATACAAGCGTTTGGAGAAAAAAGAAGTATTGGTGGAAGATTTTGGAGATAAGGCAAAAGCCTTAACCATTGTGGAAGAAGCAATCAGCTTTTACAAAGAAACCTTCGGTCAATAA